TAtaatatacttatattatattaattaattttgtgttatatatatatatatatatatatatatatatatatatatatatatatgttgtatatAGTTGCGTTCTGAAGGGAGTTCATGGGATGAGATAGACTTTGAGTTCCTTGGTAATGTGAGTGGGCAACCATATATTGTACATACAAATATTTATGTAGCAGGACAAGGGAATAGAGAGCAACAATTCTACCTTTGGTTTGATCCAACCGCTGATTTTCACACTTACTCCTTCCTTTGGAATCCTGCTCGCATTGTGTAAGTACAAACTCCTACTCctacacacacatatacattCATACATGTAaacaactttttatttttcttgttttactAATGTGTGTAATATGCGGGGTTAGGTTTTACGTGGATGGGAGGCCAATAAGGGAGTTCAAGAACATGGAAGCCAACGGCGCACCATATCCAAAGAAACAACCAATGAGGGTATACGCCAGTTTATGGAATGGCGAGGATTGGGCCACAAGAGGAGGCCTTGTTAAAACCGACTGGACCAAAGCCCCGTTCACAGCATCCTTCAGGGACTACAAACCCAATGGCTGCGTCTGGACCAACGCTGCGTCGTGGTGTTGTCAAAACTCCGCGCCATGGCTGTCGGAGGCGCTTGATTCCGGCAACCAGAAAATGCTACGATGGGTTCAAAAGAATTATATGATTTATAATTATTGCACTGATAAAAAGAGATTCCCTCAAGGCCTTCCTAAGGAGTGCACTGTTCCCACCACCAAGCCCAAATAATTAATGAGAATATGAATTATCCTACACAccttcattcttttttctttttctttttcttcttcttcttcttaattttatgtatatgttattgaataaattaattaaataaaagatttgGATTTTCATTATTGGTGTTTTATGTTCTCATGGATGTGATAATTCCACGTGGCTGGCTAATTGTGAGTGGAAATGTTTTATGTTGGAGTTCTTAGTTTTATATATCCACTTTGGACATTTGGTGTCCAAAGAAAAAGTCAAATGTTCATCTTTTGatgattgttaaaaaaaaaattataataatgtCTATTTTATAGTTTTATCCTTAAATTTCAATTATATTCCTCACAACTGTACCAAACAACTTATAAAATTCTCGGGAGTAAATCTTAAATATTATCTTgtagctatatatatatatatatatatatatatatatgtatgtatggaTGATTGACACaccaaataataaatataacttTGATGGATATTGAATTGTGTCTGTATTTTTACTAATTTGTTTCTATTGTCTATCTATTATTTGTCAAGTAGCATGTGAAtataaagaaaaatcaaaactaCGATTAAAATAtgtaaatgtttaaatttagatgctacattaaaataaaattcataaaatctaaaaacaaaaaatgtaacatttctttttttatattttcattaatatagAAATCTTAAATCTCGATTTGTTTATACTGGATTACTCATACGCATAAAATGTTTAAGGATTacttatattaataataatagcaTGGTGAAAGTAAATAGTGATAAAGTATTGTGATGACGTGGTTTGAGAGTTTCAACTTTGAAAGCTATGttttcttaatatatatatatacacacacacacacatatatatttgaGAAACAATTTTCAAAGCACTTTGATTGGGAAATAGAACAGAAAAGCAAAGTCGGTGAAGAGAAGTGGTTGAAATATGGAAATTGGAAGACGCGGCGAAAAATCCAACTAAATCACACAGCTGTCCTCCGGTTGTATCCTTTTTATCCACTAccaattattttatttactttttactttttaccatttactatttactgtccattatttttaaagttagtattttgcttttaaaaaaattgtttattttccctctctatttttcctttttcgaTTTGTCATCGACCATTTGAACGTTGTAGCGATGTCATCTGTGGCCACCGAAATGTTGCCTGGACTGTTAGAAGCATTGGACAAGAGGAGATACAGCTCGTTAAGGAAATAAATGGCAATGATCAGAGTTGGAGCATTCAATGTTACTTACAAGCTAAGGTTCTTACAACAAGAATCTTACCCATAGTGAAGAATCTTCAACTTTTCATGTATCAAAACACACACTTTCAATTCCAGATTCACTATGAATATGAAAACCAATTAATTGTATACTAATTTAAACTCATATATATCTATTTTATGAGGAAGTTGAAAGAGCGTTAGATAAATTTAGTCTATTATAAGAATGTGGTTGATTTTCATATATTTGCCTAGCAAGAGAAGAGGTGATTGAGAGAGTGAAGAGAGTGACACACATAGATTGAAAGGCCAATTCACACGTAAAGTTTTGTTTTTGTAATATCACTCAAGTACAACATGATCAAAATGccaaaaaaatttcatttttttttttttaaaaaataaacatatttcATTATTGTTCAAAATTTCggaatttgaaaaataattaaagaccAAAATTAAGCTGATGCCTACTTTTtacaaatgttttaaaaaatgaagttgaaaattttaatatgtTCATATTTGTTTGAAAGATGGATAAggaaataaacataaatttaaaaaccAAGAAATGGAAAAGTGTTTACCGAAACCAAGCCTGATTTTGTAATTTAGAATGAGTGGGGGTTAAATTGTTGTTGAGTGGGTCAACAAAAGCACTTAGAAGAACAACCGCGTAGAAGgctttttttaactttaaaagaTGATTCCCCAAACCACAACCATATGGAACCACTTTTACATAACCAGCTGTATACAACATTCCCAATGGCGGCACCCTCACGAACCTTCCTTCTCTTCCCCATCCCTATCTCTCCCTTCCTATATAAACCTCCTTCccccttctccttcttctcatCCAAACTCCATCTCAATCTTCAACTTATACCAATGGCTTCTTCCTCTGTTTTCTCAACCACTCTCTTCCTTTCTCTACTCTTCTCCCCTTTCTTCATCACCTCCTCTGCTTCTAACTTCCACCAATCAATTGACATTACCTGGGGAGATGGTCGCGCTCAGATTCTCAACAATGGCGACCTTCTCACTCTTTCCCTCGACAAGCCCTCCGGCTCTGGCTTTCAGTCAAGAAATGAGTATCTCTACGGCAAAATCGATATGCAAATCAAGCTCGTTCCTGGCAATTCCGCCGGCACTGTCACTGCCTACTACGTAAGTTTTCATTTAACTCAGTTCCCCTGCTCCTGCTCCTACTcctgtttttcttttcttgattcttacggaatttttttttttttttttgtgattttttagTTGCGTTCTGAAGGGTCAACTTGGGATGAAATCGACTTCGAGTTTTTGGGAAATCTGAGCGGCGATCCTTACACTGTTCATACCAATATCTTCAGCCAAGGAAAAGGAAACAGAGAGCAACAGTTCCATCTATGGTTTGACCCAACTGCCGATTTCCACACCTATTCAATTCTCTGGAATCCCCAACGCATTGTGTAAGTTCAATCCCAATCATAAAATCAAACACCCACAATCAAAATCGAAATCGAAATTGAAAATTCCTCTGTTTTTGGTTTGCAGCTTCTACGTGGACGGAACACCGATCAGAGAGTTCAAGAACATGGAATCTATCGGCGTTGCCTTCCCCAAAAATCAACCAATGAGGCTTCAATCCAGTCTATGGAACGCCGATGACTGGGCAACAAGAGGTGGATTAGTTAAAACCGATTGGACTCAAGCTCCGTTCACCGCATCATACCGAAACTTCAACGAAAACGCCTGCATTTGGTCATCGGGACAGTCTTCTTGTGGCTCCAATTCTTCACCGGCCGCCGAAGACAAGCCGTGGTACTCTCAGGAGTTGGATACCGATAGCCAAGGAAAGCTGAAGTGGGTtcaaaagaactacatgatctaCAATTACTGCACTGATGTGAACCGATTTCCTCAGGGGTTGCCGCCGGAATGCAATGCCACTGCCTAAGTTTTAGTtcttcttaatttattattcgTTTATTCTTACCTTTCTTGGCCCATAATTCATTTTATTGTATGTAATATGAATACACTCACCACCTTTGAACGTTGAACgtattatatatttattgaaTAATTTTGGTTCAAGATTGAATTTTTCTCATAAATTTCATGTTCTATTGGGGAAATATTGGCCCAGtcaattttgaattaatttaatttataggTTAGGTTGAGTATAAATGCTCAGGTTAAGTTAGTAGTTaaaaagtcttttttttttacatctagactaaaaattatttcaaatatttaaagtAAAAATATCACAAAATTAAGGATAGTCATTATCgattctaaaattttgctatatcaaattatttattgatcatacatttcaaataaatgatctaaatctatgaaaattttaattaataaaatctatttgattataaataaatgatcttgtaTTAGGTAGGAGCTACCAAACATAATTGAAGTATTAAGAGTCGTCAGAATAATTAAAAAGGAATGAATTCTTATTTTGTTAAGAGAGATTATATggctttatttatttgaaataagAGAGATGATGGAGCTATTAATTATATAGGTGAAAGAAATATTTGAGTAAAGGTGAAAAGTGGAAGAAGAGATTGGGGCCAGGAAGTGGTTACGGGCTTAAAATGAAATGTTTTGATCCATAGGCCTGCTATTTCCTTCCTTTCGGCCCAAAATGTCACTATAATGAGATGGGCTGCTGGGCTGATATTTGGCAACTTTTTTTAGGGATACCAAATCCtaaataacaaaatgaaaaatagcaaaatccgCCGCCCCATTCTTTgtagggatagttgcaaatgtagcaattatattcaaaataattaagtacataacaacattttaaacaaattgcaaatatagcaaaaactgttaaaatctatcaatgataggagtatcactgatagaacatgtagcaaatgttggtctatcactgataaaccataagagtttATTAACGATAGAAgcctatcaccgatagattttgctatatttgtaaattttttaaaatattgctacatacttaataattattctaaaaattgatatccattataattaccctttttgttattattttatgcTGGATTATACCTCTTGGTGTTATAAGACAATCTATTTatgggatcttttaaaaaatataaaaaaacgtcaaagtatttatattgtatagaataatttcgaaaataaAAAAAGCGTAGAGGCTCATCATGTAAAATACCCGTCAATAATgcatgtttaattaattgggtacacaatcgtttagatttgtttacacaatcatttagatttggctatctatttttttcaaaatttggtatacgatcgtttagatttggctacacgatcgtttaaatttttctaatgattgtttagatttggattttttttcaaaatttggtatacgatcgtttagatttggctatacaatcgtttagatttgtttacacgatcgatcgtttagatttggctacgatttttttttttcaaattttggtataaactatttttttcaatattttttatacacggtGCGTTAATTTttgttactctaatttaaatgtctaaccaattttttcaagattttttatacaccatctgcttaaaaaagaaaagaacaaagaagatttttttcaatattcttcatacacaatcttttagttttggttactctaatttaattaatgcctaaccaattttttcaagattccttGTACACAAAGAAAtagatttagttacccaaatctaaacaaaaataggaaagaaaTCACATGAAGAGTACGATAAAAAATTGGAGAGGAGAAAATGATAGAAgggcaaatctggaatatttaaaaaatggctaaatttatgtgctttgttacacggaccgtaactttgttatatttagaaaagtttcacttcatttatttcatatatagtATATTTAAATAGTTAGAATATTCCACTAACATCTTCTAAAAAATGCTAGTATTTTCTACCAGACATTACCGGAAATTTTTTTATCATCCCTATAATCATCGTAATTACGATTATACACTTA
The sequence above is drawn from the Cucumis melo cultivar AY chromosome 2, USDA_Cmelo_AY_1.0, whole genome shotgun sequence genome and encodes:
- the LOC103494277 gene encoding probable xyloglucan endotransglucosylase/hydrolase protein 23, whose product is MAAPSRTFLLFPIPISPFLYKPPSPFSFFSSKLHLNLQLIPMASSSVFSTTLFLSLLFSPFFITSSASNFHQSIDITWGDGRAQILNNGDLLTLSLDKPSGSGFQSRNEYLYGKIDMQIKLVPGNSAGTVTAYYLRSEGSTWDEIDFEFLGNLSGDPYTVHTNIFSQGKGNREQQFHLWFDPTADFHTYSILWNPQRIVFYVDGTPIREFKNMESIGVAFPKNQPMRLQSSLWNADDWATRGGLVKTDWTQAPFTASYRNFNENACIWSSGQSSCGSNSSPAAEDKPWYSQELDTDSQGKLKWVQKNYMIYNYCTDVNRFPQGLPPECNATA
- the LOC103494278 gene encoding xyloglucan endotransglucosylase protein 7-like produces the protein MALLFSYSEKLTSYYSTILVLIIIVGVWAGEASAGNFYQEVDVTWGDGRGKIIENGNLITLSLDKASGSGFQSKKQYLYGRFDMKIKLVPGNSAGTVTAYYLRSEGSSWDEIDFEFLGNVSGQPYIVHTNIYVAGQGNREQQFYLWFDPTADFHTYSFLWNPARIVFYVDGRPIREFKNMEANGAPYPKKQPMRVYASLWNGEDWATRGGLVKTDWTKAPFTASFRDYKPNGCVWTNAASWCCQNSAPWLSEALDSGNQKMLRWVQKNYMIYNYCTDKKRFPQGLPKECTVPTTKPK